The window GAAGCTAGCATCTCCGACGTTGATACGACAGCGTGACTCGCCCTGCGGCATTTAGTGAGTCCTTTGTTGCCTTAGTCGTGGCAGGGCGATATCCAAATTCAGTTGCATCAAGCTGGCGGTGGTCAATGTCATGAGCGACGTTATTCCGAAATCCGCAGCAGTCCGTCTCGCACTATCGGGATCGAGTTACATCGATGTGGCCGCGTTGCCCTGGATCGAGACGGTTCCAGGGCTACGAATGAAGCTCCTCTACAAGGACGCTGAAACCAGGGAAGCGATGATGCTGGTTGAGGCTGCGCCCGGCTCGTCTATACCTGAACATGTCCATGGCGGTGTCGAGTGGGCGCTGGTACTCGAAGGCACAATGGAAGATGACGAAGGCGTCGTCACGGCGGGTAACTTTGTTTATCGCCCAGCGGGGAGCAGACACTCCGTGAGGATGCCGAATGGTGCGAAATACGTCGGCTTCTTTCATGGTTCCGCCCGCATGACCTCCAATGGCCAACTGTTCCCGAGCTACGAAGATTAATATCGAGAAGAGGCAGCTCGCCTATCGTGCTGCGACCGCGCGAAACTGATTCGAGCAGGGTGGGCCGCCGGTCATTTCGATTCTTGGCGGCTTGCTCAGCTCCATCACGATCGAGGCGAAGGTCATTGGGCTTATTGGGTCGGATACTTCGGGTTTAACGGAAATTGGATGCGGGCCGTTGCGATCGGTCAGCGCTGATTTGACTTCGTGGATTGTCAGCGTGCGATCCGAGATGCGTTGACAGAGCGTGTCGTAGCGGGCGCGGGAGTTTTCTTCGGCGGCGAGGACGCGTGTTTTGCTTCCGCTCAGTGGATGGTTGGTGTGGGCGTAGGAGGGCGTCGAATCCGGCCATGCGACTTCGTTTACTGATATCGCCGACGCTTCGAAGCTCGCGAAGTGATTCGGATCGCCGATCAGGTAGTGCTGGCCCGATGCCTGGCGCGGTTCGCGGATCCATCTCGACGCTTCCGCGACGTCGCGCCGGGCGAGGATCTCGCGCATCACGCATGCGACCGGGAGGCCGTCTGCGGCCGATGGCAGTTGCCACAATGTGTTAACGGTCACGCCGAGGCCGTGATCGTTTGCGCCGCAGAGACCAATCATGCCGCAGATCGTCATGACGCTTGCGCGCGGACCGCGATCGGTCGTGATGTTGATCATGACCTGGCCGCCGTCGTAGTACGCGCGCAGATCCATGTTCTGCGCGAGGATCGGCGCGCGATCCGCCGCGCCGCGAACCGCGATGATGCTGCATCTGTCAGGCGGAGGCGCGGGCTTGCGATAGCGCATCGTGCCGAACCACCATTCTTCGTCCATGCATTGAAACGCGATCGTTTCGTCGAGCGGACGCCCACTGCCTTCGGCGATTCCTTCGATCTCATCTACGAGCGAGGGCGACCATCGCTTGATCGCGTCGAGGAATTTCGTTTCGGCGAGCAGGTCGCGGATGAACAGATCAGGATGCACGCCGAAGCGCGTCGCGAGGCTCTCGCGCCACTGCTCACGCACGTCCGCGATCGCCTTGCGCAGCTCTGCGCCTTGCGCGCGTCCCTGCTCGCGCGGCGAACCTGTCAGGTGAAGCACCGGAAACGACTGCATACCTAATAATGATGCAGCCGCGTCAGGATTTGCCAGATGCCGACTTCTCAGCGGCGGGACGGCGCCGGCTGCCGCGCTTTGGCTTCAGCTCTTTCAGATATTCGAGCAGCGCCTCGGCTTCGGACCGGACGGCGTCGGGATCGTGACCGTTTTCCTCGACCAGCTTGTCAACTTCGGCGAGTGTCTTTTCGTAATTGTTGCGAAAGCGCGTGTTGAGGTCCTTCCACGGAATGCCGGCCAGCGCGTCGGTCACGTTGGCGGGCGCGCGATAGAAGC is drawn from Candidatus Binataceae bacterium and contains these coding sequences:
- a CDS encoding cupin domain-containing protein; protein product: MSDVIPKSAAVRLALSGSSYIDVAALPWIETVPGLRMKLLYKDAETREAMMLVEAAPGSSIPEHVHGGVEWALVLEGTMEDDEGVVTAGNFVYRPAGSRHSVRMPNGAKYVGFFHGSARMTSNGQLFPSYED
- a CDS encoding C45 family peptidase; translated protein: MQSFPVLHLTGSPREQGRAQGAELRKAIADVREQWRESLATRFGVHPDLFIRDLLAETKFLDAIKRWSPSLVDEIEGIAEGSGRPLDETIAFQCMDEEWWFGTMRYRKPAPPPDRCSIIAVRGAADRAPILAQNMDLRAYYDGGQVMINITTDRGPRASVMTICGMIGLCGANDHGLGVTVNTLWQLPSAADGLPVACVMREILARRDVAEASRWIREPRQASGQHYLIGDPNHFASFEASAISVNEVAWPDSTPSYAHTNHPLSGSKTRVLAAEENSRARYDTLCQRISDRTLTIHEVKSALTDRNGPHPISVKPEVSDPISPMTFASIVMELSKPPRIEMTGGPPCSNQFRAVAAR